From Gadus macrocephalus chromosome 16, ASM3116895v1:
ATCATATGTTCTCCCTAGGGTAGTGATTTTGTGATTTCATTAAAACACTACAGCCACTTGGAGTAGAGAAAACAATGCTTGCGTTGGTTTTTGCACTGCATTTTTGTCTAAACTTAATAATTTGATCTAATCCACTAAAGGGGTAGGACAGCATCGTCTAGTGTTTAGGATATTGGACTACCAGCCCAACAGCCTATAGGTTCCAACCCCAATGCAGCagtctgcctgctccttaataactaTTCAATAAGAAACACCAATAAAAACTGAATACACCGAGGGGTTGCTAAGGAGGAAGGTATCAGCCACATGAGCATAAAACACATTCAAGTATTGAAGCAACATGAAGAATAACACCCAGCAAGAAAACACATTATATAGCAGCAGAGGGCAGAGCCAGCATAAGCGATAAGCCCATAATCTAATCATCGACACAGCAGCTGACAGACTCCTTAAAAAGGTGAACCCGACCTCGTTCTCCTTCAAAACGAGGCAATGTGTGTGGCATTGTAGCGCCCACGTTCACCtttaagacaaagacagaggGTCCTTGAGCTGCACTGAGGCCACATTCACACCTGCCTCTTTAAAAGACAGTGAACCTACAACCAGCAGGGTAGTgggttatctttttttttttttaaccttttacCTTTTTTCACTTTTAGTCTTTAAACCTTATTTAAAGTACTTATTATAACATTGACTGTGAGATTTATGTTTCTTCATGTCTTATGTTGTCTTGCCTTGTGATGCCaggtctttatatttttactGCACCTTCAGATGTAGCAATAAAACAATTACGTTGTATAGGTGACAAGTTGTGCAATGATAAATAaagtctatctatccatccatccatccatccatccatccatccatccatccatccatctatctatctatctatccatccatccatccatccatccatccatccatctatctaaccCGAGAGCAGCTCTCAGAGGGCAGAGGGGCAGAGCTCCAGCGGCGGGGTGGTCGCCGGGCCTACCTCTCCCCAGATGCCCACGGTGTCATGCAGGTTGTGTTTGTGGTAGGACAGCTGGCGGATGCAGTTGTTGACGGCGACGCTGCTCTTCCCCGGGGCCATGTCGTCCTCAGACATCTCCACCCAGCCCAGGGAGCGCACGGCGAAGCACTGCTGgaatgccaccaccaccaccaccaccacccgcaccggggaggggaggggaggggaggatgagCCAGGGGAACAAAGGAGACAGTCCAGTTAGAATAGGATGACGGGGCCCGGGCTTAGTCTTGTGTTGACACAGATGTTTAACATGTTCGCCGATCATCTGTGTTGTACATTCATGTTTTATTATTGCTCATCGTTGTGCCGGTGCCTGCTGCTTCATGTCCCCCCAGGGATGAAAAACAAACCATCCAATCCATCCGTCTATGAAGCCCACCAACAGTCTGTTTTTGGAGCGTTTCCTAATGATCACTGCTTGGCATTAGAAACACACATCTAGCCCAGAAACACCAGCATTCATTATTGATTAATAATCCATGCGGACATAAGGTCCAAAAAGTTCGTCTACTTGGGTGTCAACACAGTGCATAAGATTGACTGCTGAAAGCATGAACATGAAATGATCCAATTCAAGGTTAGGGACTGGATAAGGCTACACTGCGTAGATATTGACGTTTCATGGAGCGTGTGTGCCAGGGGTCTGTGTACCTTGGACTCCAGATCTGTGCAGAGGGGCCGGAGCTTCAGCTCTTCCTCAGACTGGGAAcagttgtagctgcagagaggaagagagagatgggggggagagagagagagcgagagagacacacacacacaaacaaacacacacacacacacacaaagagcgaCAGACCGAGGGAAacagaccgagacagagaggggagacgcacacagacagacaaagagatagagaaagagcgacagggagagtgacagagatGGGTTAGGAACAGTGAAGgctgcaaacacacagagggCCCAGGAACACTGTTTCTTCTGCATGAGTCACAGCATTTAATGGGCTCCACAGCGACCTACTTTAGGTTGATGGATGCGTAGCGCAGCGTCGCCCCCTCAAACTCCTTTAAGCTCTGGTCAGAGGTCACCTCGCCCTCctgcaggaggagaacagggggGATGACTAGCTGTAGATTCAACACGGATCGAACTATGTTGGTTTTAATCACTGTTGGACAGAGGGAGCTGTAGAATTTGTTTAATTGGccgaaatgtgtgtgtgtgacacacacacacacacacacacacacacacacttgattgaAACGGACAGATACAACACAAGAGAGCAAAGAACATCAGCAGCCTGGAGCCACGGTCTGCCTCGCTTCTTATAAACTCCTTGGTTACGAGGAACTGGGCAGTTCATACGGAGACGCATGTAATGTCAATCTTATTTACTGCCTTAAGTGACCAGTCTCTTTCTCTATAAAGAAGTCATGGCAGCGTTGGCTCAGCACAGGCCGGAGGTTACAGAGGAAAACACAACCAGTCCAGACTGATTTGAAATCCACCTTCCTAAAACCTGTCCCGACTACACCATGAGTTTGCATACAATCCACTTTTAATTCCTTGGAAATGAGAGGATTGGAGAATGACTGAATGACACATTTTATTACAGATAAATAATAAACTAACCTTCCACAGCTCTGTATCAGAGGCTCCTTCGTCGGGGTGGGAAAGATGAACCCACGGCTCCTGAAAGACATACCCGAGGTTAAGACACATGGCAGCACCTAATATGATACACTTTACTGAACATAGAACCATAAaagatgtgtgtcagtgtgtgtgtgtgtgtgtgtcagtgtgtgtgtgtgtgtgtgtgtgtgtgtgtgtgtgtgtgtgtgtgtgtgtgtgtgtgtgtgtgtgtgtgtgtgtgtgtgtgtgtgtgtgtgtgtgtgtgtgtgtgtgtgtgtgtgtgtgtgtgtgtccgtcccccACCTCTTGTTCCTCGCAGGGGGTGGTCTCCAGGGACATGCTGGAGGACATGACGCAGTCCCCCAGCTTGTCCTGGGCCGAGGGGGGCTCCCACTGGGTGGTGCCGGTGGGGATGTGCCAGTAGTAGGTCCCCGAGGTGTCCCGCACCCTCATCCAGCCAGAGGGCAGGTCCGTGTCCGTCTCGAAGGCGTTGGACTCCCAGAAGGTATCTGGGAGGACAGAAGAGATGCTGAggctgcactgcactgcactgcaccaTATCATACATCAGTATCATAAGACTCACTAACGCACAAATCACAACATAAATAGTACGGTGTCTCTGAGTGGAGGACGAAGGATATGTACCAACACAATGTCAAACGTATTTGTGCACATCCTCGATGTAAAGATCGCAATATCTtcttgtgtgtgaatgaatttAACATGATGTTTGACACAATTTAACATGGAATAATATGCCCGTAGAGGGTTTGGGAGAATACAAAACCCAAGCCTTTCTAAATTAAACACACCCATATCTACCAATAAATGAGAACTTAAAAGAAAAGTCTTATTGAGCATTATTCCTTCGTCACTTAGCAGATACGTTAATCTCATACGTTAAAAAGGTCAGAGTAGGCAAGGCAATCTTGCTAAAGGCTGCCTACAGCTGGGTATGGGGCATTGGGGATTGAAACCAGTAGCACCTCACTAACTGCGGCCTGTGCACGCATTTCAAGGTATGAACATCTAAGAGTCCAGTCTGATGATCATAACAGAAACCTTTTCAATAAAATTTGCAAACTACACTGCgtcaacaaaaatgtataattcaTTAGTCAGCAATCCTTCACAACCCCGTTTACATAAGGGGCTCACTAAGTGGGGTGCTGGCATCGCCAAGGTGAGGAGACACTGCCTTAGCGACTGCAGTATTCCCTTCCCCAAGCAGGCCTACAAAGTGACACTCCAACACCGGGCCGGGCCGTCCATAGCACTGGCACCGCTGAAGGCGTACCTCTGTTGCCGTTGGGGGTGCTGTCGGGGGCCTGGTCTGTGGCCTCCTGGGACAGCGCCGGCCAGCTGGCCTCCTCGTCGCTGGGCGTCCCGCTCACGTTGGAGAACAGCAGGCAGGTGTTCCTCCCCACCGCCGCCCCCTCGCTCTGGGACTCTGTGTCGCtgcgctgctcctcctccactaccCGCTCCCCTTCCGCTACGCTggactcatcctcctcctcctcctcctcctcggacttctcctcctccttctctttgtcgtcctcctccttccgctgctcctcctcctcctcctcctcctctggggccTCCAGGGAGTCGATGAGGACTTTGGAGGACTCCTCATCGTTCAGGTCGGGGATGATGGCGGTCTTTGGGGACTTGCCCTGCACCCCCTGTTGCTCTCCCTCGGTGGAGAGCTTGTGCAGGAGGAAGCCCTCCTCGTTGCCATTCTGGTTGATATTGCAGTTGTGGTCTTGGTGCTTGGCTACTTTGCGCAGCTGGTTGCGTCCTTCTTTGACCCATTTGGCGTTGTTGCCGGTGGACTCCTGGTCCACCCAGTGTCCGCTGTCATTCAGGTTGTTCTTGAGCTCCTCGTCCTGCTTTTGTTTATTGATTGCATATGACATGTCATCGTCATGGCCACCCATGGTAGCCTCACCATTCAACAGCTCTAGGGAGAGATAAGATTAGAGATAAGCGTTAGGATCGTTTAATCGTCAGATGTGTTCAACAAAAAGGGATTAAATCCTATAATGCCACGATCGAAGTTCTGTTGGCACTTTCACCGGACGGGCGGGTTTACTCATGTCTTCATTATGCTAGTAGCTGTTAGGTCACTGCGTACTGACTACCATTCACCGGGGGTTGTACGGCCCTGGTTCTGGTCGCTCCCCGCACCAAAGTTCGTCTCATAATCGTGTCTTGTGTTTGCGTGGCCGCAAGCGCTTTCAGCCTCACGCTTTCTCCTCCATCGGTAACCTCACCTCCACCAATCCTTGACATATCTGCCAGCACAGCGCGGCACCTTGTACTATTTCGATTTCTTTCACAATCGATCGTTTCCTAAGCCAGTAGTGTATTCATAAGCAGAACCGATACATGACACGGAACAATACAAAGCAAGGATTGTGTAGCTCGGCCTTAACACCTAACGGGCACCAGCCTCCTCCGCCATCATCGCTCCGTAGCTAACGTTAGCTAAGCTAACCTACGAATTACACCGAGGAACGACCGATTCCCGCGGTCACACTGATACCTCCGTGTGGAAGGTGTTGGTTTTACTCACCAATCTCCGTAAAAGCCCCCTTATTTTTAATCCAGTGTAGATATGAACTACATATTTCCGCACATCGAGGTAGCTGCTTTGGTTTCTAGGTGGTGTTTGTCAGCTGGGTCGTCTAGCGATGGAGGCTGACCGTGCGTCAGAGATGCGTCACGCCCCGTGCCGCTCTGGGACAGCACCACTGAAAGCATCCAGCGTGCAGGCCTACTACACACCGCTAAACATGTGTAAGGTGGGCGTACTAGCTGTacacccaccccacacacacagattgagatcttgtgtgttgttctaaACGTGTTGAATAACTTGAATTAAATATGCTTCAtggtaaaaaatatttatgcGTGTCTTGTGTAACTTCTCTCTACCATTTAGTTGTATTTCTAGCTATAATCCAAAATGTTTAACTAAATTAATATAAAAGTTTATTGGCTGCATATTTCGGTTTTGTCCCCCTGTATTCAATAAAATGGCAGTGTCCTTGACATTGACAGTTGCGATCAGAGACTAATCAAATCTTGATTCTAAAAAAGGCTGCTTTAGGTTAGGCTTTAGGCTTTAAAGGATCACTGCAGTTGTCAAGCCGAACCGTTACTgtaacaataaatacattttaacagTAATTTAACATGTATAGGATGATGCAAAGTCAAGTATGAAATCGTAAAGGTCTACCTGCCACTGCCAAGAGTTGGGAGTAAAATAAGATAGAAAAGTCAAGACATCGGTTTCTTTTTAATATCCTTatttataaatacatatttgtTTAAGACATGCTTGATTTTGGCTTTAACCCTGTGATTCAGCACAAACAAGCAAACCGGTGAATACACAAAACAATACAAGTAAAAAATATCTCAGAACAAAGCAACAACAAAGTTATGGCAGGAAAGGAAGTGACATCATAGACAGACGGATGTGTGGTCAAACCCTTTTGGCAAGATGTCACTGGATTTTGCCAACAACCTTTTCACACAAACAAGATTTGATTTGGAGGAAGGAAGTTCCCCATATATTTAAGAACAAAGCAAATACAATGATTGTGATTGTGACTTTCTCGAAGCAGCAGTAAGCAATCGTATCTGCAAATAATCAGTGCAACGTAATACATATAAAAACAGGTGTTAATTGCTGCATTTCCCAAGCTCATTCTGCAGAGAAATTGAAAAATAAACTTTATCGATACTTTTTTAACCTGGGCATAATGGTGCAATGATGGCAATGTATCTTATTAGGGATTTGTATAAAAATCCAGAAATGACTATACATTTTAGAGACATAAGTAATGAATCATCAGAATTATATGAATACAGTTATTTATAAATGTACCCCATTGGACATTACTCGACAAAGGAAGGAATACATTTTGATGGCGACGTATCCGAACTTGATGCATTCGACATCAACACTTATTTGTTCGGTTTTACAGCTCCAGCAGGTGACGGTGGAGGCAAATAAGGCGGAAATAAAGCCGAGCTACAAGACACCATCCAGTAGACGTATTCACGTGGGAACTACTCGTTCACATCCATGTCCTAAATAAAGTTAATTACTAAACGCtcggtctccccctcctcccagattGTATACAATTTATTATCAATACAACAAAGAGACATCAAACATGATTTCACAAGACAGGCTTTGGATAAGCTTAATAGCGTCTCTTCTTACAGAGACCCCCCCGTTCTACCCTACGGAGCCGGTGGTTCAAAATGCGACGGATAGGGATCCACTTCCACGAAGAGAGAGAAACGAGGCTTCATAATCTATGCAGGCGgcgtgacggggggggggggggggtctcactcGGACCACCGCTGGTCCCACAACACGGCCACAAACCACGACCACCACAGAGCGTCCACGGAGCGTCCACACTAAGCTAGTCCAGATCAACACATGGATAAAAACGCAGAAGTCACGACGACAGACGGAGGAGAACGTAAcccaaaaaaaggaaatgtttaAAATCATAAAAcaggttaaaaaaaaacgagTGCCTGCTGCCGGGGTGGGGGCAGCAGCCGGCGGTACAGCGGTACGGAGAGCAGCGGCGGAGTGGCAGAGAGAAGGGCTTTAAGGCACCACCGGTCCAGCACCACGACGGGCAAGGGAAAAGCGGGGTTTCCCCCCAGGGGCTCGTTCAAGGAGGGGGCTGCGCGGGAGGGGCGGAGGGGCTTCACTTGTCTTGCATCTTTTCCAAGATGGGCACGATCATGTCGAACTTGGGTCTCTTGGCCGGGTCCTCGTTCATGCAGATCTTCATCAGCTTGCAGATGTGGGGGGAAATGCCCGGCGGGATGGTGGGCCGCAGACCCTCCAGGGCCAcctggacagacacacacacacacacacacacacattaggaaGTATCTTAACAGGATTTATAATGCCTTTGTCTCAAATACGAGCCTTTGTTTAGCTGAGATTATGCATGATAGTTGATgataataacaaaacaaaatctaaCCTGAGTGACCTAAATAGTCACTCAAGTTTCCCCTTATTTAGACTGCAATGTAGGAATACTGTGAGGCACCCTTGGAATGGGGAGTGGGACATTGAAATCCAATCAGAAGGGGTCACCCGAGATTGCAGGTTTAATACCGGGGTGTGAGCCACATGTCTATCTGGAGCTTTATCTGGATGTGGACATATCCAGACACAAGACACCACCACTGAGAAGGTCTTGGTCCATATTTACCTTCATGCCTATTTCCATGTTGGAGAGGTCAGCGAAGGGCACCTCTCTGGTGACCAGCTCCCACAGCAGCACGGCGAAGCTCCACATGTCCGCGGAGCGACGGTTGATGTCCTCGGGCTTCTTCTGCAGGGCtgatggacacacaaacacaacgtcGGTAAACACACAGAGCTGTGGTCGTGGTGCGGTGGAATCTGATCTGTTTCTCTAAATATGCGGTGAGATTAAACCGGTCGAATCATTTAACAATGGTTCAACTCCCTTTTTATTTGTACACCCGTAATCGCAGATGGTCACAAAGAGCTTTCCAGACCGCATTATACAACACTCCCCAAGCCTCAGCTCTCTGAAGGCCAAGGAAAAAACCCACAAGAGAGAGATCTGGGGAGTGCGATTAGGAGTGCAATAGGTGCCAGATAAAGTCTGAACTGAACTCAAGTGCTCCGTGCAGCAGTAAGGCCCTGAGCTATTGCTTTGTGTTTGAGAGGTTTTAGGAACAACATGGGGGTAGGGGTCGGGGTGAGGAGGACCTACCTTCAGGGGCGACCCACGCGGGGGAGTACATCCTGCCGGGACACTGGAAGGAGAACTTAACGTCTGACATGCTGATCCTGGCCGTCATGTCCTCATCGATCTGGAGAGGGGACATATGAATGGATTTAATGCATTAAATACGACGCTACAACATATTAACGCTTCTAAATGAAGAGGGTAAATACGAATGTTTATAATACATTCACGACCCTATGGATTAAAAGATCTTTGCTCTGCTCTGCTCATGTTGAGGTTAATTCTGAATATGGCAGACGTCTTTGCATTTTCACGTTTGAAAATGCAAAGACACCACATTTTTCACCTTTGAAAGAGAACACATAGTATAAACGTGAGTAGCCTAGGGTAAATAGTCAATCATTCTTCCATGTTGGTTGATTTCTCACCTTCTAAATCTCTGAAAGACTTATAGCCTGCTTTATATCCATCCATCTTcataaaaaacaatgtttttctacatatccccccccccccccccatttctaGTGCATCCTATCCTATCAATATTTCAACACATTCAATGGCCATGACTCCAATATGATTGACCATGTTGTGTCTGATAAGGTCCTATCCTGTCAGTCCCACGGGGGGGCTCACCATGACACTCTTGCTGTTGAGACTGTGGCGAGGGATCATGGGCTCCAGCGTGTGCAAGAAGGCCATTCCACAGGCAATGTCCAGCGCAAACTTCACTGCCTGCGTCTGGTCCACCACAAAATCTGGAGAAGGAATAAGAATAAACAAACAGTTTATATATTCTCAGACTGGATGGACAACTACTGGGCAAGGCTTTGTTTTTTACTTG
This genomic window contains:
- the apbb1 gene encoding amyloid beta precursor protein binding family B member 1 isoform X2 yields the protein MGGHDDDMSYAINKQKQDEELKNNLNDSGHWVDQESTGNNAKWVKEGRNQLRKVAKHQDHNCNINQNGNEEGFLLHKLSTEGEQQGVQGKSPKTAIIPDLNDEESSKVLIDSLEAPEEEEEEEEQRKEEDDKEKEEEKSEEEEEEEDESSVAEGERVVEEEQRSDTESQSEGAAVGRNTCLLFSNVSGTPSDEEASWPALSQEATDQAPDSTPNGNRDTFWESNAFETDTDLPSGWMRVRDTSGTYYWHIPTGTTQWEPPSAQDKLGDCVMSSSMSLETTPCEEQEEPWVHLSHPDEGASDTELWKEGEVTSDQSLKEFEGATLRYASINLNYNCSQSEEELKLRPLCTDLESKCFAVRSLGWVEMSEDDMAPGKSSVAVNNCIRQLSYHKHNLHDTVGIWGEGKDMLMVLENDTMNLIDPLGQTLLHGQPIASIRVWGVGRDNGRDFAYVARDNLTQVLKCHVFRCDSPAKNIATSLHEMCSKIMTERKASKPGLSRLDSDSPRPMVQEFPAPKSELFQRFHVYYLGNVAVAKPVGVDMVNEALEVAMNAKDKQDWTPVSVNVAPATLTILSRQTEEVLSENRVRFLSFMGVGKDVHSFAFIMAEGPRDFICHMFWCEPNAASLSEAVQAACMLRYQKCLDARPPSLASCLPTPPADSVARRVKKGVQSLLGSFKGYKAAPQSP
- the apbb1 gene encoding amyloid beta precursor protein binding family B member 1 isoform X1 — encoded protein: MGGHDDDMSYAINKQKQDEELKNNLNDSGHWVDQESTGNNAKWVKEGRNQLRKVAKHQDHNCNINQNGNEEGFLLHKLSTEGEQQGVQGKSPKTAIIPDLNDEESSKVLIDSLEAPEEEEEEEEQRKEEDDKEKEEEKSEEEEEEEDESSVAEGERVVEEEQRSDTESQSEGAAVGRNTCLLFSNVSGTPSDEEASWPALSQEATDQAPDSTPNGNRDTFWESNAFETDTDLPSGWMRVRDTSGTYYWHIPTGTTQWEPPSAQDKLGDCVMSSSMSLETTPCEEQEEPWVHLSHPDEGASDTELWKEGEVTSDQSLKEFEGATLRYASINLNYNCSQSEEELKLRPLCTDLESKQCFAVRSLGWVEMSEDDMAPGKSSVAVNNCIRQLSYHKHNLHDTVGIWGEGKDMLMVLENDTMNLIDPLGQTLLHGQPIASIRVWGVGRDNGRDFAYVARDNLTQVLKCHVFRCDSPAKNIATSLHEMCSKIMTERKASKPGLSRLDSDSPRPMVQEFPAPKSELFQRFHVYYLGNVAVAKPVGVDMVNEALEVAMNAKDKQDWTPVSVNVAPATLTILSRQTEEVLSENRVRFLSFMGVGKDVHSFAFIMAEGPRDFICHMFWCEPNAASLSEAVQAACMLRYQKCLDARPPSLASCLPTPPADSVARRVKKGVQSLLGSFKGYKAAPQSP